The Niastella koreensis GR20-10 genome includes a window with the following:
- a CDS encoding response regulator — translation MEKISVLIADDHKLIRETWSFILNNDPRFTVVAECGDSEQAVEMAKNKKPQIVLMDINMLPISGFEATEKIRKVSPASRIIGISMHSQPAYAKKMLQIGARGYVTKNSSKEEMINAIMEVHGGNKYICDEIKNNISELVLEENKDVPNVNALTEREIQIINLIKEGQSSKEIATSLNISLKTVEVHRHNILKKLKLKNSASLVNFINNVATSM, via the coding sequence ATGGAAAAAATTAGTGTTTTAATTGCAGATGACCACAAATTGATACGGGAAACCTGGAGCTTTATCCTGAATAACGACCCCCGCTTTACTGTAGTGGCCGAATGCGGCGACTCGGAGCAGGCTGTGGAAATGGCCAAGAACAAGAAACCCCAGATTGTGCTGATGGATATTAACATGCTGCCTATTTCGGGGTTTGAAGCCACCGAAAAGATCAGGAAAGTATCGCCTGCATCGCGCATCATCGGTATCTCCATGCACTCGCAACCGGCCTACGCCAAAAAAATGTTGCAGATTGGCGCACGCGGTTATGTTACCAAGAACTCTTCCAAGGAAGAAATGATAAATGCCATTATGGAAGTGCATGGCGGTAATAAATACATCTGCGATGAAATAAAGAATAATATCTCTGAACTGGTGCTTGAAGAAAATAAAGATGTGCCGAATGTAAACGCCCTTACCGAGCGGGAGATCCAGATCATTAATCTTATCAAGGAAGGGCAATCATCAAAAGAGATTGCCACCAGCCTGAATATTTCTTTAAAAACAGTAGAAGTACACCGGCATAATATTCTGAAAAAGCTGAAACTGAAAAACTCGGCTTCGCTGGTGAACTTTATTAATAATGTGGCTACCAGTATGTAA
- a CDS encoding PAS domain S-box protein: protein MLKQSKKSLPEVTYEYTALSLQTDLAGIILSASADLLSFTGKHQEELIGDSFKKIIDAADKPKLQAILNTGTGIDTGLNIQLALKGKTGVRHIGFTATYQQSNHKTNDVITWNAIAGSDEQTGNLAAQLEATRRELKEVTERYKAFVQQSSEIIWRCELQTPINIYDPEEKQIRQLFDGCLAECNDQMALFYGYDNAADVIGKTVSVFFDPNEPVTYEVVKEFVQHGYKIYRRLSMHIDHQGNNRYFLNNLVGVVEGGQLLRVWTTQNEITQLRMAEKANRYQATVLENVSDAVVSCDPMYQVKSWNQAAEKLFGISTADIMGHALHEFIEFSFDSITGKQLVEELYCNGTWGGEITFTRPLDGKKIIFWSSISLLKNKKGEVTDIIAINKDLTDRKMAEQAAALELKHSQLQLTEYSERITNILASITDGFIAVDKNLTIFLWNHAVESLTGLESTHVIGSGVDKIFPNFIGTSEYNDYIEAINKDTSSNFEHFLPLFNRWLETSVYPFSQGAFIYFRDITDRKKQERLLELEKQVLEINAQPAASLKATIDYFLSGLEKTFTDMIGSVIMVNDDKQTIMHLSGPSLPEEFSRAINGLKIGPYVASCGTAIYRKEKVITVDVETDPLWEDYKAFALRFGLRSCWSFPILNSANDVLATIAVYHKYPATPTENELSLFERVISLLRIIIENKNAELKIRLSNERYLLVTKATNDAIWDWDVNTNSLYWGEGIYTLFGFKPGYIDNTTNFWESCIHPDDRDRVVNGLNKFITDSTSKIWEDEYRFIKPNGECALVFDRGFLIYDHSGKITRMVGSMQDITDKKELEKKLLKQQVDKQKLIAQAVVNAQEKERAEIGKELHDNVNQILSTAKLYLELAETDDKSRIDLIKRSTNNISDAINEIRTISRSLVPPSIGDLGLIDSVQDLVENIKATRRLHVEFYYSGTIDNILDEKRKLMLFRIIQEQVNNVLKHAAAKNLVIELIADSEGHAIDLTISDDGKGFELDKVRSKKGVGLSNIASRAQLFNGSVHIVTALGEGCKLKINVPISNI from the coding sequence ATGTTAAAACAGTCGAAGAAGTCCCTTCCTGAAGTAACTTATGAATACACCGCTCTAAGTCTGCAAACAGACCTGGCGGGTATTATTTTATCAGCTTCAGCTGACTTACTTTCTTTTACTGGTAAACATCAGGAAGAACTGATTGGCGACTCCTTCAAAAAAATAATTGACGCTGCAGATAAGCCCAAACTACAGGCCATACTAAATACCGGCACCGGCATCGATACCGGGCTTAACATTCAACTGGCACTAAAAGGTAAAACTGGTGTACGGCATATTGGGTTCACCGCCACTTACCAACAAAGCAATCACAAAACAAATGATGTAATAACCTGGAACGCTATTGCGGGAAGCGATGAGCAGACAGGGAATTTAGCTGCACAGTTGGAAGCCACCCGTAGGGAATTAAAAGAAGTTACCGAACGATATAAGGCATTTGTTCAGCAAAGCTCAGAGATCATCTGGCGCTGCGAATTACAAACCCCCATAAACATCTACGATCCGGAAGAAAAACAGATCCGGCAATTGTTTGACGGATGTTTGGCCGAGTGTAACGATCAGATGGCACTTTTTTATGGATATGATAATGCTGCTGATGTTATTGGAAAAACGGTATCGGTTTTCTTTGATCCAAACGAACCGGTTACCTATGAGGTGGTAAAAGAGTTTGTACAGCATGGTTATAAAATATACCGCCGCCTCTCCATGCATATAGATCACCAGGGTAATAATCGCTACTTTTTAAACAACCTGGTAGGCGTAGTGGAAGGTGGGCAGTTATTACGGGTTTGGACCACCCAGAATGAAATTACGCAGTTGCGCATGGCTGAAAAGGCCAATCGCTACCAGGCCACCGTACTGGAGAATGTGAGTGACGCTGTTGTATCCTGTGATCCCATGTACCAGGTAAAAAGCTGGAACCAGGCAGCTGAAAAGTTGTTTGGCATAAGCACCGCTGATATAATGGGTCATGCTTTACATGAGTTTATTGAGTTTAGTTTTGATAGTATTACCGGTAAACAATTGGTAGAAGAGTTGTACTGCAATGGCACCTGGGGCGGAGAGATTACATTTACCAGACCATTGGATGGGAAGAAAATAATTTTCTGGTCATCGATTTCCCTGTTAAAAAATAAAAAAGGTGAGGTAACTGATATCATTGCCATCAACAAAGACCTCACCGACCGAAAGATGGCAGAGCAGGCCGCTGCATTGGAACTAAAGCACAGCCAGCTGCAATTGACTGAATACAGCGAACGCATTACAAATATCTTAGCCAGTATAACCGATGGCTTTATTGCTGTAGATAAAAACCTGACCATATTTCTTTGGAACCATGCCGTGGAAAGTTTGACGGGGTTGGAGTCAACGCATGTGATCGGTTCAGGCGTTGATAAGATCTTCCCAAATTTCATTGGCACATCTGAGTATAATGACTATATAGAAGCTATCAATAAAGATACATCTTCCAACTTCGAGCATTTTCTCCCTTTGTTCAATCGCTGGCTCGAAACAAGTGTGTATCCGTTTTCGCAAGGCGCTTTTATTTACTTCCGTGATATTACCGATCGTAAAAAACAAGAACGGTTACTGGAGCTGGAAAAGCAGGTGTTGGAAATAAATGCCCAACCTGCCGCTTCATTAAAGGCAACCATCGATTATTTTTTGAGCGGGCTTGAAAAAACGTTTACCGACATGATCGGCTCTGTTATCATGGTGAATGATGACAAACAAACCATCATGCATTTGTCGGGCCCCAGCCTGCCTGAGGAATTTTCGCGTGCAATAAACGGCCTGAAGATCGGGCCCTATGTTGCTTCCTGCGGTACGGCCATTTACAGAAAGGAAAAAGTAATTACGGTTGACGTTGAAACCGACCCTTTATGGGAGGACTACAAGGCTTTTGCGCTGAGATTTGGATTGAGGTCCTGTTGGTCGTTCCCTATTTTAAATTCAGCCAACGACGTGCTGGCTACCATCGCCGTGTATCACAAGTACCCGGCCACACCAACAGAAAATGAATTGAGTTTATTTGAGCGGGTGATTAGTTTACTGCGCATAATCATTGAAAATAAAAATGCCGAACTAAAAATAAGACTGAGTAACGAACGGTATTTGCTGGTGACCAAGGCCACCAACGATGCCATTTGGGATTGGGATGTAAACACCAATAGCCTTTATTGGGGTGAAGGCATTTATACCCTCTTTGGTTTTAAACCCGGTTATATAGATAATACAACGAACTTCTGGGAAAGTTGTATTCACCCCGATGATCGCGACCGGGTGGTAAACGGGTTGAACAAGTTTATTACCGACAGCACGTCCAAGATCTGGGAAGATGAGTACCGGTTCATAAAACCAAATGGCGAATGTGCATTGGTGTTTGACCGGGGTTTCCTGATCTATGATCATTCCGGTAAAATCACCCGGATGGTGGGGTCTATGCAGGACATTACCGATAAAAAAGAGCTCGAAAAGAAATTATTAAAACAGCAGGTAGATAAACAAAAGCTGATTGCGCAGGCGGTAGTAAACGCCCAGGAAAAGGAAAGGGCTGAAATTGGGAAGGAACTGCATGATAATGTGAACCAGATCCTGTCAACAGCTAAACTTTACCTCGAACTGGCAGAAACAGACGATAAAAGCCGTATAGACCTGATTAAACGCAGTACCAATAATATTTCCGATGCTATAAATGAGATCCGGACAATCAGCCGGTCGCTGGTGCCACCAAGTATTGGAGATCTCGGTCTTATAGATTCGGTACAGGACCTGGTTGAAAATATAAAAGCCACACGCCGCCTGCATGTGGAGTTTTATTATTCCGGAACAATTGATAATATCCTGGATGAAAAGCGAAAGCTGATGCTTTTCCGCATTATACAGGAACAGGTGAATAATGTTTTAAAGCATGCGGCAGCCAAGAACCTGGTCATTGAGCTGATTGCAGATAGTGAAGGTCATGCGATTGACCTTACGATCAGTGATGATGGTAAAGGATTTGAACTGGATAAAGTGCGCTCGAAAAAAGGAGTTGGACTATCGAACATAGCCAGCCGCGCCCAATTATTCAATGGAAGTGTGCATATTGTTACAGCCCTGGGCGAAGGGTGTAAACTGAAAATTAATGTCCCTATTTCAAATATCTAA
- a CDS encoding peptidylprolyl isomerase, with protein MKSVFTFITALLFVTIAVAQAPRKVVADKIVGIVGDKIILKSDVYNDILDRQRRGEPVPENANCAIMEQILTLKALVLQAEKDSIQVGDDEIDALLDNQIRGFIQMYGSKEALEEIAGRTVYQIKEDFRQTFKERKLAERMRDKIVENIKITPQEVKDFFMKKDQKNLPYYESQVVIGQIVVSPKASRDLEKLTQDELNDFKKQVESGQQKFETLAKLYSQDPGSKDNGGQYSVNRTEKQWDPTWLSNAFRLKEGQVSPVFKSKFGYHIIQMVSRAGDDAIIRHILRVPSITDDEINEAVNKLDSVRAKLIAGTITFGEAVARYSDDENSKFTGGYIQNQAGSTFLELSQLDKDLVEMLGKTGLKPGEYSKPTPYTDDRGKKSVRIVYLKTRTEPHVENLKDDYDRLAKDALEVKKQKALESWFASKIPSYYIMIDDEFKGCGTLSNWTQYAASGNK; from the coding sequence ATGAAGTCTGTTTTTACTTTTATTACCGCCTTGCTTTTTGTAACCATTGCGGTAGCCCAGGCCCCACGTAAAGTTGTAGCCGATAAAATCGTAGGCATTGTAGGCGATAAGATCATATTAAAATCTGATGTGTATAACGATATCCTCGACCGTCAGCGTCGCGGAGAGCCGGTTCCTGAAAACGCCAACTGCGCCATTATGGAGCAGATTCTTACGTTGAAGGCACTGGTGCTGCAGGCTGAAAAAGACTCCATCCAGGTTGGGGACGATGAAATTGATGCCCTGCTCGATAATCAGATCCGCGGTTTTATTCAGATGTATGGATCAAAAGAAGCCCTGGAAGAAATTGCCGGCCGTACGGTTTACCAGATCAAGGAAGATTTTCGCCAAACCTTTAAAGAAAGGAAGCTCGCTGAGCGGATGCGCGATAAGATCGTAGAAAATATCAAGATCACACCACAGGAAGTAAAAGACTTCTTTATGAAGAAGGACCAGAAAAACCTGCCCTATTATGAATCGCAGGTGGTGATTGGTCAAATTGTGGTGAGCCCCAAAGCCAGCCGTGACCTGGAAAAACTGACCCAGGATGAATTAAACGATTTCAAAAAGCAGGTAGAATCAGGTCAGCAGAAATTTGAAACACTCGCTAAATTATATAGCCAGGACCCCGGAAGTAAGGATAATGGCGGTCAATACTCTGTTAACCGTACAGAAAAACAATGGGATCCTACCTGGCTGAGCAACGCCTTCAGGCTTAAAGAAGGACAGGTTTCGCCGGTGTTTAAATCAAAATTCGGTTATCATATTATACAAATGGTAAGCCGGGCCGGTGATGACGCCATCATTCGTCACATATTACGTGTTCCTTCAATTACAGATGATGAGATCAACGAAGCTGTGAATAAACTCGATTCAGTACGGGCTAAATTAATTGCCGGCACCATCACCTTTGGTGAAGCTGTTGCCCGCTACAGCGATGATGAGAACTCAAAATTCACTGGTGGATATATACAAAACCAGGCTGGTTCCACCTTCCTGGAATTAAGCCAGCTGGATAAAGATCTGGTTGAAATGCTTGGAAAAACAGGGCTGAAACCTGGTGAATATTCAAAGCCTACACCTTACACCGATGACAGAGGTAAAAAAAGTGTACGCATTGTTTACCTGAAAACCCGCACCGAGCCACACGTAGAGAACCTGAAAGATGATTATGACCGCCTGGCTAAGGATGCGCTCGAAGTAAAAAAACAGAAAGCCCTGGAATCCTGGTTTGCTTCAAAGATCCCTTCTTATTACATCATGATCGATGATGAGTTTAAAGGTTGCGGTACTTTATCAAACTGGACCCAGTATGCAGCAAGTGGAAATAAATAA
- the infB gene encoding translation initiation factor IF-2 → MAETTTIRLMAAAKEFNIGKETLVDFLVGKGFNNDDLKPTSKLTEEMYRALQQEFQSDKVAKLKSDQIDLPKGSLEAKKKKEDDAAAVKKEVVKKQEPAPVVEDKKEEKVEKVEEKVVVEEKKEEKKEEKAAEVVPVVEKQPVVEQPVEEAPPVVVEEKKEAQQLPVKEDVVEEPKAEDKQPEITKVEAPEIEGPKVLDKIDLSAIDSSTRPKKTPIVVKKKEEEAPAVKANEETPPVKEEKPKTVAKEAPVETPKEEAPKVTATTPVVEEKPKKPKEEKAQPQQQQPAKQVVVEKKKQQEPVKEVQKQEEPKEEALPPVIENIKADKLTGPKILGKIELPVGDEARTKPKPNEEKRKRKRIPIEKKDQQQQSQQSAQERAQHLFKKREPGQQQGGQGGHHGGGGHHGGQGQGGGQHRQGGGQHQGGGGNFRGGGNNRPGQNRHQGPGGGNRHVSREPKEINEKEIQDKIRETQAKLSGGKGGNKGIKKARRHEKRQNMAEREGVAGEDNKLQVTEFISVSELANLMDVSFAEVISKCMSLGLMVSINQRLDAEVIELVAGEFGYEAEFIDMEKQLELEEEEEVDNEEDLQHRAPIVTIMGHVDHGKTSLLDYIRSANVVAGEAGGITQHIGAYEVTLPNGKKITFLDTPGHEAFTAMRARGAKVTDIAVIVVAADDAVMPQTKEAISHAQAAGVPMIFAINKIDKDGANPQKIYEQLAGMNLLVEEWGGKYQSQQLSAKQGLNVDSLLEKILLEAELLDLKANPEREATGTIIEATLDKGRGYVATVLVQNGTLKHGDLVVSGQFFGRVKAMFNERNKRVDEAPPSTPVLILGLNGAPQAGEKFKVYEDEAEAKDVANRRAQILREQGIRTKKHITLDEIGRRLALGNFKQLNLILKGDVDGSVEALSDSLQKLSTEEIVVSVVHKAVGAISESDVMLATASDAIVVGFNVRPSTQANRLAESEGVEIKLYSIIYNAIEEVKSAMEGMLEPKITEKIVANVEVRNVFKFDKATVAGCYVLDGKILRNSKIRVIRDGIVEYPKGEGQAAELQSLKRFKDDVKEVPSGMECGLTVKNFSDIKVGDIIEAFELEEVKRTL, encoded by the coding sequence ATGGCAGAAACAACAACAATAAGATTAATGGCCGCAGCCAAGGAGTTTAACATCGGCAAGGAAACGCTGGTAGACTTTTTGGTAGGAAAGGGATTTAACAATGACGATCTCAAACCAACGTCAAAACTGACGGAGGAGATGTATCGTGCTTTACAGCAGGAATTCCAGAGTGATAAAGTGGCCAAGCTAAAAAGTGACCAGATCGATCTGCCGAAGGGAAGTCTGGAAGCGAAGAAGAAGAAGGAAGACGATGCTGCGGCTGTGAAGAAAGAGGTGGTTAAAAAACAGGAGCCAGCTCCGGTTGTGGAAGATAAGAAAGAAGAGAAGGTAGAAAAGGTAGAGGAGAAAGTGGTTGTTGAAGAGAAAAAAGAGGAGAAGAAAGAGGAAAAAGCAGCCGAAGTGGTGCCGGTAGTTGAAAAACAACCTGTTGTTGAACAGCCAGTTGAAGAAGCTCCGCCTGTAGTGGTTGAAGAAAAGAAAGAAGCTCAGCAGTTGCCGGTAAAAGAAGATGTTGTAGAAGAGCCTAAAGCTGAGGATAAGCAACCTGAAATTACTAAGGTAGAAGCACCTGAAATTGAAGGACCTAAAGTTTTGGATAAAATAGACCTGTCGGCAATTGATTCATCAACAAGACCGAAGAAAACGCCGATAGTTGTTAAGAAGAAAGAAGAAGAGGCGCCAGCAGTTAAGGCGAATGAAGAAACGCCGCCTGTTAAGGAAGAAAAGCCAAAGACGGTAGCTAAAGAAGCACCTGTTGAAACGCCCAAAGAAGAAGCTCCAAAGGTTACAGCTACAACACCTGTGGTTGAAGAAAAGCCGAAAAAACCCAAAGAGGAAAAGGCGCAACCGCAGCAGCAACAGCCTGCAAAACAGGTAGTAGTTGAAAAGAAAAAGCAACAGGAGCCGGTTAAGGAAGTGCAAAAACAAGAAGAGCCGAAGGAAGAAGCACTGCCACCGGTAATTGAAAATATTAAAGCAGATAAACTTACGGGACCGAAAATTCTGGGCAAAATAGAATTACCGGTTGGCGACGAAGCCCGCACCAAACCGAAGCCCAACGAGGAAAAAAGGAAGCGCAAGCGCATTCCGATTGAAAAGAAGGATCAGCAACAACAGTCGCAGCAATCTGCGCAGGAACGGGCTCAGCATCTTTTCAAGAAAAGAGAACCAGGTCAGCAGCAGGGTGGACAAGGCGGTCATCACGGAGGCGGAGGCCATCATGGTGGTCAGGGCCAGGGTGGTGGTCAACACCGTCAGGGCGGAGGCCAGCACCAGGGCGGCGGCGGAAACTTCAGAGGCGGTGGTAATAACCGTCCCGGACAAAACCGTCACCAGGGCCCGGGAGGTGGAAATCGCCATGTGTCACGCGAACCTAAAGAGATCAACGAAAAAGAGATCCAGGATAAAATACGCGAAACACAAGCCAAGCTTTCTGGTGGTAAAGGCGGCAATAAGGGCATAAAGAAAGCGCGCCGTCACGAAAAACGCCAGAATATGGCAGAACGGGAAGGGGTCGCAGGAGAGGATAACAAGCTGCAGGTTACCGAGTTCATCAGTGTAAGCGAACTGGCCAACCTGATGGATGTAAGCTTTGCAGAAGTTATCAGTAAATGTATGAGCCTTGGTCTGATGGTGTCTATCAATCAGCGTTTGGATGCCGAGGTAATTGAACTGGTGGCAGGTGAATTTGGTTACGAAGCCGAGTTCATCGATATGGAAAAGCAGCTGGAACTGGAGGAAGAAGAAGAAGTGGATAATGAAGAAGACCTGCAGCACCGCGCTCCCATTGTTACCATCATGGGTCACGTTGACCACGGTAAAACATCGTTGCTCGACTATATCCGCAGTGCAAATGTGGTAGCTGGTGAGGCGGGTGGTATTACCCAGCACATTGGCGCCTACGAAGTAACGCTGCCAAATGGTAAAAAGATCACCTTCCTCGATACACCTGGTCACGAAGCGTTTACAGCGATGCGTGCCCGTGGTGCCAAAGTAACCGATATAGCAGTAATTGTGGTGGCAGCAGACGATGCGGTGATGCCGCAAACCAAGGAAGCCATCAGCCACGCACAGGCTGCCGGTGTACCAATGATCTTTGCCATCAACAAGATAGATAAAGACGGAGCCAACCCACAAAAAATATACGAACAACTGGCAGGTATGAACCTGTTGGTGGAAGAATGGGGTGGTAAATACCAGAGCCAGCAATTGAGCGCCAAGCAGGGCTTGAATGTAGACAGCCTGCTGGAAAAGATCCTGCTCGAAGCTGAATTGCTCGATCTGAAAGCTAACCCAGAACGTGAAGCAACCGGTACCATCATTGAGGCTACCCTCGATAAAGGACGTGGCTATGTAGCTACTGTTCTGGTTCAGAACGGTACGCTGAAACATGGCGACCTGGTAGTATCCGGTCAGTTCTTTGGCCGTGTGAAAGCTATGTTCAACGAGCGTAACAAACGCGTTGACGAAGCGCCACCTTCTACCCCGGTATTGATCCTGGGTTTGAACGGTGCTCCTCAGGCTGGTGAGAAATTCAAAGTATATGAGGATGAAGCAGAAGCCAAGGATGTAGCTAACCGCCGTGCACAGATCTTACGCGAACAGGGTATACGTACCAAGAAACATATCACACTCGATGAAATTGGCCGTCGTTTGGCATTAGGAAACTTCAAACAGTTGAACCTGATCCTGAAAGGCGACGTGGATGGTTCTGTAGAAGCGTTGAGCGACTCACTGCAAAAACTGTCAACCGAAGAGATAGTAGTATCGGTAGTACATAAAGCAGTAGGTGCGATCAGTGAAAGTGACGTAATGCTGGCAACTGCATCCGATGCCATCGTGGTTGGTTTCAACGTGCGGCCTTCAACACAGGCTAACCGCCTGGCTGAATCCGAAGGCGTGGAAATCAAACTGTACTCGATCATCTACAACGCTATCGAAGAGGTGAAGAGCGCGATGGAAGGGATGTTGGAACCCAAGATCACTGAAAAGATCGTTGCCAACGTGGAAGTACGCAACGTGTTCAAATTCGATAAAGCTACCGTTGCAGGTTGTTATGTACTCGATGGTAAGATCCTGCGTAACTCTAAGATCCGCGTAATTCGGGACGGTATTGTAGAATATCCTAAGGGTGAAGGTCAGGCCGCTGAACTGCAGTCTTTGAAACGCTTCAAAGACGACGTGAAGGAAGTTCCTTCAGGTATGGAGTGCGGTTTAACAGTTAAGAACTTTAGCGATATTAAAGTAGGCGATATAATAGAAGCGTTTGAACTGGAAGAAGTAAAACGCACATTATAA
- the nusA gene encoding transcription termination factor NusA, which yields MASINLIEAFADFKDAENIDRPTMMKVVEDVFKTLLRKKYGSDENFDVIVNAEKGDLEIMRRRTIVEDGAVMDPLAEIAYSDAVKIEPDFEVGEELYEEINILDFGRRAILAAKQTLASRISDLKKNVLVKKYGDRIGEIIGAEVYQVWKKEILLLDEEGNELILPKSEQIPQDYFKKGENIRAVVKKVELKNNSPVIILSRTSPSFLAKLLEIEVPEIFDGLIVIKKIVREPGERAKVAVESYDDRIDPVGACVGMKGSRIHGIVRELKNENIDVINWTNNVQLLIQRSLTPAKITTQDLDNDKKQANVYLKPDQVSLAIGKKGVNIKLAQELTGYSIDVYRDTEGEPQEFDIDLEEFSDEIETWIIDELKRVGCDTARSVLDLTAEELERRTDLERETINEVRRILNEEFEKG from the coding sequence ATGGCAAGCATAAACTTGATAGAGGCCTTCGCTGACTTTAAGGACGCGGAAAATATAGACCGCCCTACCATGATGAAAGTGGTAGAGGATGTTTTCAAAACCCTGCTGCGTAAAAAATATGGCAGTGACGAGAATTTTGACGTAATTGTGAATGCAGAAAAGGGTGACCTGGAAATTATGCGCCGCCGTACTATAGTTGAGGATGGAGCTGTGATGGATCCCCTGGCAGAGATTGCCTACAGTGATGCTGTAAAAATTGAACCCGACTTTGAAGTAGGGGAAGAATTATACGAGGAAATTAATATCCTCGATTTCGGCCGCCGGGCTATTCTGGCTGCTAAACAAACCCTGGCCAGCCGTATTAGTGATCTGAAAAAGAACGTACTGGTTAAAAAATACGGTGACAGAATTGGTGAGATAATCGGTGCCGAGGTTTACCAGGTTTGGAAAAAAGAAATTTTATTGCTCGATGAAGAAGGGAATGAGTTAATATTGCCTAAGTCTGAGCAAATTCCGCAAGACTATTTCAAGAAAGGTGAAAATATCCGCGCCGTTGTTAAAAAAGTAGAATTAAAAAACAATTCTCCGGTCATTATTTTATCCCGTACCTCTCCCTCTTTCCTGGCAAAACTGCTTGAAATTGAGGTGCCTGAAATATTTGATGGTTTAATTGTTATCAAAAAGATCGTTCGTGAACCTGGTGAAAGGGCCAAAGTGGCGGTAGAATCATACGACGATCGTATTGATCCCGTAGGCGCCTGCGTGGGGATGAAAGGTAGCCGTATCCATGGAATTGTACGGGAACTGAAAAACGAGAACATCGATGTTATTAACTGGACCAATAATGTTCAACTGCTGATCCAACGCTCGCTTACACCTGCCAAGATCACTACCCAGGATCTTGACAATGATAAAAAACAGGCGAATGTATACCTGAAACCTGATCAGGTGTCGCTGGCAATTGGTAAAAAAGGCGTGAATATCAAACTGGCACAGGAATTAACCGGATATAGCATAGACGTATATCGCGATACGGAAGGCGAACCCCAGGAATTTGATATCGATCTGGAAGAATTCAGCGATGAAATTGAAACCTGGATTATTGATGAACTTAAGCGCGTTGGCTGCGATACAGCACGCAGCGTACTGGATCTCACCGCCGAAGAGTTGGAAAGAAGAACCGACCTCGAAAGAGAGACCATCAATGAAGTTCGTCGTATTCTGAATGAAGAATTTGAAAAGGGATAG
- the rimP gene encoding ribosome maturation factor RimP — protein sequence METPVQAIEKMMQDMLANDPAYFLVEIKVKPTNNVKLFLDGDQGVTIEKCISWNRALYKKIEEDNLFPNGDFSLEVSSPGVDEPLKLLRQYRKNLGRSVEVILKDGIKVAGKMTEVGEDTITVEETKGKNKKKEVITHHFQFDQIKSTTIQTVF from the coding sequence ATGGAAACACCAGTACAGGCAATTGAAAAAATGATGCAGGATATGCTGGCTAACGACCCGGCTTATTTCCTGGTAGAGATCAAAGTAAAACCCACCAATAACGTAAAGCTTTTTTTGGATGGCGACCAGGGAGTAACCATCGAAAAATGTATCTCCTGGAACCGGGCTTTATATAAAAAGATCGAAGAAGATAATCTATTCCCTAATGGAGACTTTTCGCTTGAAGTATCTTCTCCCGGCGTAGACGAACCCTTAAAATTGTTACGGCAGTACAGGAAGAACCTGGGCCGGTCGGTTGAGGTGATCCTCAAAGACGGGATTAAAGTTGCCGGCAAAATGACGGAAGTAGGTGAAGACACAATTACGGTTGAGGAAACAAAAGGAAAAAATAAAAAGAAAGAGGTGATAACACACCATTTTCAATTTGATCAAATTAAATCAACAACAATTCAAACAGTATTTTAA
- a CDS encoding DUF4834 family protein: MNIIRLLLYIFLAIFIYKFVFNFLVPVIKMSWRVRSQIKEFQRQHQQPQDPLQQNTAAGNNGQSSAGNNTAGKPKAGEYIDFEEVEE, from the coding sequence ATGAACATAATTCGCTTACTACTATATATATTCCTTGCCATCTTCATTTACAAGTTTGTATTCAACTTCCTCGTGCCCGTTATTAAAATGTCGTGGCGCGTACGCAGCCAGATAAAGGAATTTCAACGCCAGCACCAACAGCCGCAGGACCCGCTTCAGCAAAATACTGCTGCCGGTAATAATGGTCAGTCATCGGCTGGCAATAACACTGCCGGCAAACCAAAAGCAGGCGAATATATTGATTTTGAAGAAGTCGAAGAATAA